In Monodelphis domestica isolate mMonDom1 chromosome 1, mMonDom1.pri, whole genome shotgun sequence, the sequence CACTCTACAATTTGTATAGTTTTAAGTTTTCCTTGAAGCCTTCATGCATGAGTGACCCAGGATTAAAGTCAGTATATGTCAGAAATGAGACTTGAATCAAAGTTTTCCTTActccaaggccagttctctaCCCACACCACCATACTGCTTGTTGGCCACTCAAAAACACTTGATCAATGTGTATCTATAATCTTAACTCCACTCAACACAAAATTTGGAAATGTAGcaatcataatgaaaaaaaaacctttcccacTAAATATTAGGAAGACATTCAGGAAGTTAATAAGATCCTCACATTTCAGACACCTAATATGGGAAAATCAGTTTAAGTCTGACAGAGAAAACTTTCAAGAGGGCTTTTTTTGTGTCATGTTGTAACATGCAATAAGTGTCGATGGAAATGTAtttctgtttttcattattttgaattaTACTCCTACTGAGGCAGTTGCTACCTCTATTCACACATTTTTATACCAGTGGAGGGAGTGGTCAATACTTACTAGTTTTGGGAAATTCAGAAGGGCTTAATTAAAGTGACAAAGGCCAAAAAGAAATCATGAACAGACTGGTATCTTCTTAGATGTGAAAACTACAGAATTATAGAATTGAAGAATTGAAGGGTCAGGTTCCTCTTggatcttattttctttatctttaaaaagagggggtTATAACAGACCGTCTCTTAAGTTTTTTGCCAACTCTAAAGTTAATGGTCTTATGAAACTAAGCCATGATACATATCAGTCCATTTGATGAATGAATATAAGGTTCCAAACAGATTAAGTTTCTCAACCAAATTATCAGTGGCTGCTGAGTGCAGATTTGGGATGAGAATCTGGGAATTAAAAGCCCTAGGTTCTCTCTCTGACTATACCAGGATTCCATTCACCCCATGCCCATACTCTTAACTAGGCAATGAAAGAGTACTGCCACTGGAGTACCAGATGAGCTGGGGTTAAGACTCACCTTTGACATTTACTACTGgaagacaaatcacttaagctccatGGGCTCCTGTTTCAACACTTGCAAAATGAATGGGGTTAAACCACATGGCTTTGGTAGTGcttccaggtctagatctatTCTGCGGATATCTAGATCATAAAAAGGAATTGTGGAGATGATGAGTGCTTAGTAATGAAGGCCTAGAATcctatgcaattttttttttaaaacccttactttctgtcttagtatcaattctaaaacagaagggcagcaagggctaggcagtcgaagttaagtgacttgcccagggctaggaagggtctgagaccagatgtcAACCTTGGAGATAATTTATGAAATCAAATTACTTCTTTTTTGTTCACACATGACATTCCTTATTATGGGAATATAATTGCTACTACCTTGCTACACTGTTATATATACCATAGCACTAATAAGAGCATGAATGGAACCTTTGATTATAAAAACCAGTAAGGAAGATGttataatggatagaacactgtgTCTGGAGTTGGTAAGACTTGCATTCatatatggcctcagatgcttagtagttctgtgatcttgggcaagtcatctgcTTGTtctcatttcctcaactatataaTGGGTATGacaatagcacttatctcccagtattgtttcaaggatcaaatggtataatgtttgcaaagcatttaactcAGGACCTGATACAtgataggtactatataaatattttggttagTATTACtataaatcaaaaaagaaaaatgttctttttaaaaaagatttcaaattAACTAGTCTAATGCATTATTTGGGGTTCTGCTAGTTTTTCCTCTGTCCTCTTAGGAATTTATCCAGTGACATAAATATTTAGGTGATTAGATATAATCTTAATCCCATGACAAAAATATAGTAACAATATCAATCAAAAGCATAAATGGCTTGTTCTGCTTAATTCCAGGTAAGGTTAATAAAACTGAAACTTTGCCTACACATTTAATTTGGAGAATCAGCTTAAGTTTGCCTTtcagaggacagctaggtggctcagtggatggagaaccaggtctggagaaagaaggtcctgggttcaaatttgtcctcaaacacttgtaagctgtgtaaccctgagcaagtcacttgaccccaactgcctagcctttacctctcttctgccttggaaccaaaacttaagtgtcaaataaataaaattttaaaaataagcaagcaaacaaataaataaatgaaaagagtttcagttcaatcaattctACTTATTGGGACAGGCCTTTATGAAGATGGACTTTATGAAGAAATGTACATTGTTTTCTGAGGTATGTTCCTATTGAGATCTGATTGATTACTCTGCTAGAAACAGTGATTTGCCACCAAGAGGAAACTGGTCTGGTAGCATCCCTAGTATTGAGAGAGTCAAGAAAGTCTGATCTGAATAGCAAAGATGAAGTGAATTCTTCCCAGTCCTGCAGTGTGGCAGTCCTTCACAGAAATCAGATTCCAGGATTAGAAGGTCATTTAATCAAGACCCTCATTTGATAACCAAGAACTGAGGCTCCCAGACATTTACTGACTTGTTGCAAAACTGATTGACCTGTGTAGGGACGAATGAGAATTTAGATGTAAGGAATCTCAGGGTGCCATATTCTAATATCTCAGGCTTCTGGTCACATACTCTTCATGAACTCTAAGATCATTGACTTGAATATTCAGATATCTGAGTAAGGAAAGGGGCCACAGAGAAAGCCGTTTcaatgaaaagggtgaatgttGTAGTACTTATAAAAACTTAACTTTGGGGATACTTGGAAATATGTTGCCAAATCAGTAACAGGAAATCATAAGAGTGTAGCAACAAAATGTTTCctcttcttaaaaaacaaaacattaagaCACTTTTTGAAAGATCCAGTAAACTCTTCTGAGGGGCTTTTCCATTTAGACTTGAAACTTGtttcaataataaaaacagaTTGAAGCAGAGGCAGATATAATCTTAATTACattcaatataaaatattctaattaggTTACTGCAACAATGTCAGGGGACAAATGCAATTCAGCAGCAcacaaatgaatttaaatttaaaattcctcGAGGAAATTCCATGAGCACCTTAGTAACCCTCTTTGTCTTCATTCAGACTAGAGACAGCATTTTGTAATACAGAGTGATGGAAATGGAATCAGGAAACCTTGGTTGGAATTCTGCCTCCAGTAGTTATGTGGCCTGGAGCAAGCCAcactggatctcagtttcctcttctcaaGATGAAGATAATGATCCTTACACTACCTATCTCTGAGGACTGTTATGAGGAAAACAGCCTGCAATACTTGGCATACTCCAGCTATTAttatgagctattattatgattactTCTTCGGGGCTTCAATTTGTTTTCTGAAAGTCAATCTTTCAGGAAATTCTCTATTCTCTCTACTGAGATATATTTGTATGATGATGGGCCTTTCTGAGAACAGCCCCATTATTTTTGAATAATGTTTGTGGTAGGGCCTCAATCCCAAATTTTGATAAAAATGGAGTAATTTGTCACTAAcaggagaaagaattgatggtGTTCCAGCCTCTGGGAAATACAAGAGGGTTTAATCCAAATGAGTAAAGCAGAATTACAGGACAGACTGACTCCTTTATCATGGTATGTATGTTTTTTAAAACAGGATTTTGTAATTATAGCACTTTTTTCCCATCCCCTGTATTTGACAGGTAAGGCAACCAATTCAGATCTGTAGAGGTAATGTGCTTCTTAGAAGAACGTCAGAGAACTTATTGGCACAGAGTATAATTCAGATCTCCTTAAGTCCTGGATCATTCCTCACCGTAcctatttcttcaaatattccATGAATTTTTAGATAACTGAGACTTAAAGTACTGAGATTAAtaacacaacaaaaaaagggcATGGAGAAAATTTAGCAGGGTACAATACAGGGATACCAATGAAACTAAGTCTTTGTATTCATCCTTGGCTTGAAGATGAAGCATTTATATCAGGTTATAAGTCATTTTTCTAGCCAGGTACCCAAATGAGAGATCCCAAAACatacaaataaaacattttcttttagttgaaaaaagtatttaaaaactaaaatcaaatcttttttaaacaaattaaaaattgatttttctcATACAAATAAATGATCATCTTATTCAGTGGAAACATCTTTTGAATTTTCATATGCACAAGGGTTGCTAATATCATCTGTTACAGAAGAAATAGAGTCATAAAGTCAACATAACCTGAAAAAAAGGCATTGAACCCAGTCATCAAATTCTAGAAGGGCCTCAGGGAATTGGTAAGACATGCAGATTTCACATGCACATCTCCTTCAGGTATTCACTACAACAGTATCTATAGGGTCAAATTTTCAAGAcctctttactttatttttttaacccttaccttccatcttagaatcaatactgtgtatcggttccaaggcagaagaatggaaagggctaggcaatgggggttaagtgacttgcccagggtcacacagctaggaaggatctaaggccagatttgaacctaggacttcacaTCTCCAGGactagatctcaatccactgagccacccagctgcctccaacttTATCTACTGGGGTCTTgaagcaatttgttccaatgttCATCATTCTGTAATACTAGCCTTAAAATGTTATAATCATTCCTCCTTTAAATGGTTACAAAAGTATGCTATAACTTTGTTTAGGTAATCCCTCATCTTAATATTCATGCCTAGGGaattcaaatgacttgtccaaggtcacaatgtctgaggccagatttgaactcagaaaaaggaatcttcctgaccccagatccagcactctatccactttaccaccgaGGTGCCCATATGTAAGTTTCAGATGGGCTAAGTCCATTGTCATGGGAGGTACTTTCTTCTACTCAAGGAAAAATCCCAAAATTGTGGGATATAATAGTTCAGATGTCTTTAAATCCTAGTCCTTTAAATTTTCCGCTGAGGAGACAAAGGCCCAAAAAGATGAACTGATTCATGACAATTACCTGCAGAGCTGAAATGAGAACTGAGGTCTCCTGAGTCCAAAGTTGATCTTCCCATTATAATAGGATCCCAACCTCACTTCTATATATACTCCTTCTATACATTTAGACTGCAAACACTTTAATTATTGAAATAGTGAGCATGGAAAAAACAAATTTCCAGAATAAGGTTACCAGGCATATTCTCATCAATGTACTATTAGTGCTTGCAAACTAATCCTTCAATTGGAGCTAAAAGAATTACGTTGCTAGCCAACCAACTAAATGGTGAACTGAAAAGGGTACAAAATTACCAAGACTAGGAgtgtgagctggaagggaccatatcCATCATCTAATCCACTTCCCTTTATTTTAAAGGTAAaggaactgaagcccagggagagAATGTAATGTATCTGAGATTACCAGCACAGcaatgatttgaaaaaaaaaaaaatccagggtcTTTGCCACTGTTTGCCACTATATAATTTCCCCTTGATTCAGGAAGAAAGACTTAAAACTTTACAAAATCCCATTGACAGTCCCACCGTTGAACTCAAATCACTTTCTGAGAATCTCTGTTTGGGTCTGAAAGTTTCCTTGGTAGCACAAACACAATGGATACACAAATATAGAGCTATTCTTCTAACCACACTGCACACAAGGTAATAGAGCAATTATAAGCTTTAAAGTAAACCGCGTGTCCTAGCAGACTTCATAGAGGAAGGTCTTGGTGAGGGCAGCACTGTGTGCTCATATCTCATTCAAGCACTTACTGTAGGATTTCAGATTCATCTTCTCAGGTAAGATGATGTTAATGGTATGCTCATCCCCATTGCTGTACCTGAGGAGCAAGTTCTTTTTTTTACGGAGGAGACGACTGTACTTGGCATTGGAGAGCCACACCTCACACTTGTTGAAGAAAACAATGCTGATGGTGCCCAGCACAACCAGGCATGTCAGAACCCCCAGGATGGTGAAGCAGATGGCCTGGCTTTCATTAAGTAGAGGTTTGCTATTCTTGGTCAATTCCCTCATGGTGATCTTTAGCATTCTGTGACTGGGCTGATGGGTGGCAATCCTGCCCTGAGTCTCAGGGACAAATTGGTCAGACAGCCCAGGACCCCTCTTGGTCTTGGGTCCTGGGTGGCTATGGTTTGGGTGGCCATGGTTACAAGTGGGTCCAGAGAATTCTGGTTTGCAGAGGCATTCAAAGCCTCCTCTGGCTTGAGGCACACAAGTACCCCCATGCTCACAGGGGCCACTGGCACAATGGTCCCCCACACGTCGACCACAAGTCTTGTCCATGAACCCCAGTGGACAGCGACAATGAAAGTCCCCACCAATGTCAGTGCACATACCTCCATTCTCACATGGATTCGGGTCACAGCTGTTCATGTTCAGCTCACAGAAGTTGCCAGAGAAGCCATCTGGGCACAAGCAGGAGGTGTAAGAAGCAAGGCCATTGTCATCAATGCAAGCGCCTCCATTCTGGCAGGGAGAACTAGAGTATAAGGTGAACAGGTGAGAAAGAAGCTACAAGATGGAAAGGAAAGTAAACTTGGAACAATAACTTGTGTATTTTGATAACAATTTCATATAAGGCTGGCATAACCCTTTAATTTTTTAGAGACTcctatcacagaatcatagaatgtcaaaATCAGAAGGGGTCCAACCCTTACAGCCCCAATAATTCCCCCTCTAACAGTCCCTTAAAAGTAATCTTCTTCTAGCCTCTGTTCAAAAATCTCCAAGAAATGTGGAACTCACTATCCACCACAAACAAGCCAATTCTACTTTAGCCAGCACTGTTTGTGAGAAAGTTGTCTTTGTATCAAgcttaaatctgcctctctgcaatATCCCCCATTATTCTTGATTCTATCCAATGGggccaagcaaaataaatctaatcccCCCTTTACATGATggccctttaaatacttgaagacatcaGGCCCCTCTAAGTCTTCTCCATTCTAAATATCTCCAATTATCTTCAACCAATTATCATAGATCCTAATCACATTATGTTGAATATACTCTGGATTATTTATGTCCTTTATAACACATGGTGCTCCAAAAATTCTAGGTGGGGCCTGAAAAGCATACTTAGTTGGACCATCATATTTCACATCCATTAGCTTTTCTGCTTTGCTTTGAGAGAACACAGAGAAAATGTTCTTCAAGATGTGTGTAGGATAGATatttgggaaggaggagggaatttCACGTGATTTATTTACAGTTCTTTTTTTAGAATGTAATATCTTTTGGTTTTACACTAcctatatttccaaatatattcctcAGCCCTTACTCTTCCAGAAAACCATCACTTTcagcaaagaacaaaaaaaagagaagaaaaaatacagCAAACTGCCAATAtattcccaaatatctgacattaTATTTAATTCTCCATAGTCATAGTTAGAGGCATGCTGGTAAATGGTTAATAACCAGTTTGCTGGCAGGAAAAACATGTCTGCAAAACATACTTGAGTTTTACTTATATTATTActgttttctccatcactttctcaagtctaaacaatcaacaaacaaCATTTCAAGCtgtgatttgtaacatttgctgatttctgaggtttaAATGCTCACTCTGAGAAGTTAATAGTTTTCCAAAGCAGATAAGAGATAGAGTTGACTCTAACACACCTTTTCCACAATCTGCTACTTCTCCAAGGAAGAAGGGGGACTAGGGCAGGTAGCATTATCTCCACTTAACAGATAAAAGCAATGAGGTTTAGGTTGAGTAACTCAATTTGTGAAAATGAGTGATATGAGCAAAACTAAAACCCACATCCTTGATCTCTCACTATATCTCATGAAGAATATTTTCTCTCTGCATTTTTTCACTATAGTAAAAGCATGCCCAAGAATATACAGGGAGACAATATcacagtcaggattcaaacccagaaacTGGCCACCAGATGTAAGGACTGGATTGATGgctataattccaaattttagGGATGATAGTAGCATAAGCCAACCTTCTCCACATCTAGAGCCTTGCCTACTGTGTCTTGATAGTCTTTCTAGTCCTCAGAACTCCTGAGATAGCAAAAGAAAGATCAAATTAGTAGAACTCTGGGCAAATCTATGATAGGAGTGATTACAAGACTGGAGACTTCCCCCTTAGTCTAGTatgtgctgtgtgtgtgtgtgtgtgtgtgtgtgtgtgtgtttcgtTTTTTCTTGTAATGGATAGGGCTGTAGATAGGAATGACAATTGATCAGTATTATGCTGCCTTGGTCAGAATTTTATCACAAAAGCCAGCTGCTTTTTACTAAATGCTTGGACAAGATTGGTCCTCCCCCAGCTCTGCTTGCCAAAGTTCCCCATCTTTCTTCAAGTCCAAAatgttcaaggacacatgttgttgttgttgttgttcagtcatttttcagttgtgtccaactctctgtgaccccagttggggctttcttggcagagagactggagtgggttgccatttccctctccaactcattttacagaagaggaaactgaagcaaacagggttaagttacttgtccagggaaCCACAGCTAATGagtacctgagaccagatttgagctgaagaaaatcagtcttcctgactccaaggttggcactctatccattgaaccacctagctgttcctattgatatttaataaacatGTACTGGTCTgaatctatatattatattataaccaGAGTTTGTTGGGTGGTAGTGATGGTGGCAGTGGTGTTAGTGTGGTAGTGTTGGTGATGGTGTTAGTATTAGTTTTGGTACTAATGTAGTACTAAGGTAGAGAAGGTATGgtaggttggggggagggagaccCGCATGAGAATGAGCATATGTTTATGGTGGTAGATGAGGCATTGCTTTTTTCCTGATAAGTCACTTTATGTCTTTCTTGATGCTCTAAGCAAACATCTAAGCAAAATGATAAGTTCTTGAGAAAGGATCAACCTACACTAATAAAGGGGGTTTCCTGATCTGGAAATTCTACTCTCTATCCCTATGAAGGTGGAGAAATGAATTAATCATTACTGTAAGCTTGTGACAACATGCTCTTAGGGGATTacagaccaaaaaaataaaaataaaaacaacaaaaaatgctcTAGATAGGAATACATGTGAGACCAGGTCTCTTTGGGGTCACTTATCAAAGAGAAGACCCATTCAGAGAaacattatgtttttaaatgaagttgTTTTCTCTAAGAGTGCTTTCAAAGGAATCAAGCCTTTGTCATCTCTTCAGTCCTTCAAGCTCTGAGAAAGAAAGGAACTATACACACAGAGAACAAAAGCATGGGTGCTATATAGGAGATGAATAATTTTTCTGCACAGCAAGTGTATTTTCAAAGAATTTCAAGTATCTTGAGTTATATTTTGACAAACTGGTTCATAGTggttaaaggagaaaaatatatatgtatatgatatataaatttatattttaaaggcctttctttcttcctctacctGAAGTATAATCAAGTTGCCATTCCTTCTGCTCCTATGTGGAGCTTTTACAAAAtatacattaataataaaaataactcacatttctatgcCACTTAAAGTTTTACAAAATTCCTCATAGCAACCCAGTAAGGGAGGCAGAAAAAAGTATTACCacctcccttttacagatgaggaaactgatggtAAAAGAGGGAAAGTGGGTCTTCAATTAGTCATTGGCAAGGACAGAATTATTGGCTAAATGTGACCTAAATGAATGGAATAAGCATTTTCTCCCCATTCTTAGGTTGTCACAGTGGAGAAGAGGGGGAAGCTGAGGACATCTGGGAAAGTTCTGGAGAAGCAACAACTCATTTCTATAGTCAGTCAATtcatatttattgagtacctactatgtgtcagacactgtctTTTAAGTATTAATGATggaaagaccaaaaacaaaaacaacttctgAAGATTCAtaaagagttgtttgtttttttttttttttacagtaaatcttgttcttctcatttcactggctgactcagtggacagaatcctacctggagatgggaggttcaagttcagcctcagacctagatgtgtgaccctgggcaaatcacttaatcccaattaacTAGGTCTCctgacttggaactaatacttagaattaattttaagacagaaggtaagcaactaaaactagacttgaacaattggaagaatattaactggtcatgggtaggacgagccaatataataaaaatgaccatcctacccaaactcatttatctatttactgctatacccattgaacttccaaaatttttttattgatttagaaaaaaaacataacaaagttcatttggaagaacaaaggatcaaggagatccagggaaacaatgaaaaaaaatacaaaggaagggggccttgcaatcccagatatcagactatattataaagcagcggtcatcaaaacaatttggtactggctaagagacagaaaggaggatcactggaatagactcggggtaagtgacctcagcaggacagtatatgacaaacccagagaacccagcttttgggataaaaatacactatttcataaaaactgctgggaaaattggaggacagtgtgggaaagattaggtttagatcaacacctcacactctacaccaagataaattcaaagtgggtgattgacttgaacataaagaaggaaactataagaaaattaggcgaacacagaatagtatacatgtcagacctttgggaagggaaagattttaaaaccaagcaagacttagaaagagtcacaaaatgcaaaataaataatttggaatacatcaaattaaaaagtttttgtacaaacaaaaccaatgtaactaaaatcagaaggaaagcaacgaattgggaagcaatcttcataaaaacctctgacaaaggtttaattactcaaatttacaaagagctaaatcaattgtacaaaaaatcaagccattctccaattgataaatgggcaagggacatgaacaggcagttctcagccaaagaaatcaaaacttttaataagcacatgaaaaagtgctctacatctcttataatcagagagatgcaaatcaaagcaactctgaggtatctagcagattggctaacataacagccatggaaagtaatgaatgctggaggggatgcggcaaagtagggacactaattcattgctggtggagttgtgaattgatccaaccattctggagggcaatttggaactatgcccaaagggcaataaaagactgtctgccctttgatccagctatagcactgctgggtttgtaccccaaagaaataataaggaaaaagacttgtacaggaatattcatagctgcagtctttgtggtgttaaaaaattggaaaacgaggggatgcccttcaattggggaatggctgaacaaattgtggtatatgttggtgatggaatactattgtgctaaaaggaataataaagtggaggaattccatggagactagaacaacctccaggaagtgatgcagagcgaaaggagcagaaccaggaaatcattatacacagagactgatacactgtggtacaatcgaaggtgatggacttctccattagggacaatgcaatgtccctgaacaatctgcagggatctaaaaaacactatccacaagcagaggataaacttgagagtaaaaacactgaagaaaagcaactgtttgattACAGGGGTgtaggggatatgactgaggagagactctaaataaacactctagagcaaataccaacaacatggaaatgggttcaagtcaagaacacatgtgatacccagtggaatcatgcgccggctatgggagaggtgggggggggggggcagaaaatgatttttgtttccaatgaataatgtttggaaatgaccaaataaaataatgtttaaaaaaaggcagaaggtaagaatttaaaaataaataagtaaataaagtcAGAGGAGGGACCTTGTGACAGCAGGTCCAGGTCCACACCACTCACAATATTTTCCTTTGGCCAGTCCCCACTCTGCTGGAATATTGACATATCTCAAGGATATCAAATGAACAAGGGTTGATCATCAGAAAAAGTGATTCCCCCAGGGAAAAAACCCATTCTCATAGTAGCTATTcagca encodes:
- the DLK1 gene encoding protein delta homolog 1 isoform X1, giving the protein MFALGSFLLLCLLGPPFGFFSALGLECEVDCHRDRGICEKDLCRCRPGWQGPLCNECVTFPGCLHGSCSLPWQCICEDGWIGSLCDIDLQLCAAKPCPKNGTCTASEEGGSSCSCAPSSSGRNCHFKEGPCVINGSPCQNGGACIDDNGLASYTSCLCPDGFSGNFCELNMNSCDPNPCENGGMCTDIGGDFHCRCPLGFMDKTCGRRVGDHCASGPCEHGGTCVPQARGGFECLCKPEFSGPTCNHGHPNHSHPGPKTKRGPGLSDQFVPETQGRIATHQPSHRMLKITMRELTKNSKPLLNESQAICFTILGVLTCLVVLGTISIVFFNKCEVWLSNAKYSRLLRKKKNLLLRYSNGDEHTINIILPEKMNLKSYSKCLNEI
- the DLK1 gene encoding protein delta homolog 1 precursor (The RefSeq protein has 1 substitution, 1 non-frameshifting indel compared to this genomic sequence); translation: MFALGSFLLLCLLGPPFGFFSALGLECEVDCHRDRGICEKDLCRCRPGWQGPLCNECVTFPGCLHGSCSLPWQCICEDGWIGSLCDIDLQLCAAKPCPKNGTCTASEEGGSSCSCAPSSSGRNCHFKEGPCVINGSPCQNGGACIDDNGLASYTSCLCPDGFSGNFCELNMNSCDPNPCENGGMCTDIGGDFHCRCPLGFMDKTCGRPVGDHCASGPCEHGGTCVPQARGGFECLCKPEFSGPTCNHGHPNHSHPGPKTKRGPGLSDQFVPETQGRIATHQPSHRMLKITMRELTKNSKPLLNESQAICFTILGVLTCLVVLGTISIVFFNKCEVWLSNAKYSRLLRKKKNLLLRYSNGDEHTINIILPEKMNLKSYSKVSCLNEI